A stretch of the Zeugodacus cucurbitae isolate PBARC_wt_2022May chromosome 6, idZeuCucr1.2, whole genome shotgun sequence genome encodes the following:
- the Chit gene encoding imaginal disk growth factor 6: protein MKILLAFSLFIAATLANKVGNPAPGGPKKHMVCYYDSSSFVKEGLGKLIIDDLEPALQFCDYLVYGYAGIERDTHKAVSLNQNLDLDLGKGLYRTVTRLKRKYPALKVLLGLGGDKDIETSEDAKDLPNKYLELLENPAGRARFINTVYALVKTYGFDGLDVAWQFPKNKPKKVHSGLGSIWKGFKKVFSGDHIVDEKSEEHKEQFTALLRDVKNEFRPDNLLLSTTVLPNVNSTLFYDVPAIVNYLDFVNLGVFDFYTPERNPELADLPAPLFDLPERNPQFNVHYQVQYWLRSNCPASKLNVGVPAYGRVWKMTDDSGETGTPPVAKVENEAPAGPNTQIKGLYSWPEVCALLPNTNNAYGKGANLALTKVGDPTRRTGNYAYRSDEKSSGHGLWVGYEDPDTAAEKAGYVRQFNLGGVALFDLSFDDFRGSCTGDKYPILRAIKYRLVN, encoded by the exons GCCTCGGCAAACTAATCATTGATGATCTTGAACCGGCACTACAGTTCTGCGACTACCTTGTCTATGGTTATGCAGGCATTGAACGCGATACACACAAAGCTGTCTCGCTCAACCAAAACTTAGACTTGGATTTGGGTAAAGGTCTTTACCGCACCGTTACACGTCTAAAGCGCAAATACCCGGCCTTGAAGGTGTTGCTTGGTTTGGGCGGTGATAAGGATATTGAGACCAGTGAAGATGCCAAGGATTTGCCAAACAAATATCTCGAATTGTTGGAGAACCCCGCTGGACGTGCGCGTTTCATTAACACTGTTTATGCTTTGGTGAAGACCTATGGATTTGATGGACTCGATGTAGCTTGGCAGTTCCCGAAGAACAAGCCAAAGAAGGTGCACAGCGGTTTGGGTAGCATCTGGAAGGGTTTCAAGAAGGTTTTCTCTGGCGATCATATTGTTGATGAGAAATCTGAGGAACACAAGGAACAGTTTACCGCTTTGTTGAGAGATGTCAAAAATGAATTCCGTCCAGACAATTTGTTGCTGTCAACCACTGTGTTGCCCAATGTGAACTCAACGT TGTTCTATGATGTGCCAGCTATTGTCAACTACTTGGACTTTGTAAACTTGGGTGTCTTCGATTTCTACACACCCGAACGCAATCCCGAATTGGCCGATCTGCCTGCACCACTATTCGATTTGCCCGAACGTAATCCCCAATTCAATGTACACTACCAAGTACAATATTGGTTGCGTAGCAATTGCCCCGCCTCCAAATTGAATGTCGGCGTGCCCGCTTATGGACGCGTTTGGAAGATGACCGATGATTCTGGTGAGACTGGCACACCACCTGTAGCTAAGGTTGAGAACGAAGCACCCGCTGGACCTAACACTCAAATCAAGGGTCTCTACAGCTGGCCCGAAGTCTGTGCATTGCTGCCGAACACCAATAATGCTTATGGCAAGGGCGCTAATCTGGCTCTGACCAAGGTTGGCGATCCAACTCGTCGTACTGGCAATTACGCCTACCGTTCCGACGAGAAGAGCAGCGGTCATGGCTTGTGGGTGGGCTATGAAGATCCCGATACCGCGGCAGAGAAGGCCGGCTATGTGCGTCAATTCAATTTGGGTGGCGTCGCTCTGTTCGATTTGTCTTTTGATGATTTCCGTGGTTCCTGCACTGGCGATAAATACCCCATACTACGTGCCATCAAGTACCGTCTGGTCAACTAA